The following are from one region of the Prevotella communis genome:
- a CDS encoding dienelactone hydrolase family protein, with translation MKRIVTLILSLLCWLNISAQYDYLMANRKVIPGGYDFWIYTPEDYYYSQESTPVIIFLHGASLCSRDLNRSRRYGPLDAIVKGREIPALVIVPQNPGGAWNPKKINDVLEWTLKNYPADSTRVYVLGMSLGGYGTLDFAGTYPEKVAAAMALCGGSTLKDLQGLGKLPLWILHGTADRAVGIKESKRIVKALEDAHNDSRLRYDWLPGANHGALARAFYLKRTYEWLFRHSLKDKDRPLCREYSITNSDLKGAYSDMDRNLPDPEVIDD, from the coding sequence ATGAAACGTATCGTAACACTCATTTTATCTCTTCTGTGCTGGCTTAACATCTCAGCACAGTATGATTACCTGATGGCCAATCGAAAGGTAATACCCGGTGGTTATGATTTCTGGATATACACGCCAGAGGACTATTATTATTCTCAGGAAAGCACACCTGTGATTATCTTCCTTCACGGCGCCAGCCTGTGCAGTCGTGACCTGAACCGTTCACGCCGCTATGGACCTTTGGATGCCATTGTCAAAGGCCGTGAGATTCCGGCACTGGTCATTGTGCCACAGAATCCCGGTGGTGCATGGAATCCCAAGAAAATCAACGATGTTTTAGAGTGGACCTTGAAAAACTACCCTGCTGACAGCACACGCGTCTATGTCTTAGGCATGAGTCTGGGAGGCTATGGCACACTGGACTTTGCAGGTACTTACCCCGAAAAGGTGGCTGCCGCAATGGCTCTATGCGGCGGTTCAACACTAAAGGATCTGCAAGGACTTGGCAAACTCCCTTTATGGATTCTTCATGGAACAGCAGACAGGGCAGTAGGCATTAAAGAGTCCAAACGAATTGTCAAAGCACTTGAAGATGCTCATAACGATAGCAGACTGCGTTACGACTGGCTTCCAGGAGCCAACCATGGTGCATTGGCTCGCGCATTCTACCTGAAACGTACCTACGAGTGGCTCTTCCGGCATAGTCTGAAAGACAAGGACCGTCCTCTCTGTCGTGAATATAGTATTACGAATTCGGATTTGAAAGGAGCTTATAGCGACATGGACCGTAACCTGCCAGACCCGGAAGTCATAGACGATTAA
- a CDS encoding fumarylacetoacetate hydrolase family protein: MKIFAVGMNYALHNKELDGALYKPEKPVIFTKADSALLKDGKPFFIPDWSERVDYETELVVRICRLGKGIPVRFAHRYYDAVTVGIDFTARDWQEESRKNGQPWEICKGFDGSAVIGQWVEKEKFRDVQALHFHLDINGNTVQEGCSSDMLYKVDELISYISTYFTLKTGDLLYTGTPVGVGPVKINDHLEGWLEDRKVLEFDCK; this comes from the coding sequence ATGAAGATTTTTGCTGTAGGAATGAATTATGCACTGCACAATAAAGAGTTGGATGGTGCGTTATATAAACCAGAGAAGCCTGTAATTTTCACGAAAGCTGATTCTGCTTTATTGAAGGACGGAAAGCCGTTTTTTATCCCCGACTGGTCCGAGCGTGTGGATTACGAGACGGAATTGGTTGTCCGAATATGTCGTCTGGGTAAAGGCATTCCCGTACGCTTTGCTCATCGTTATTATGATGCGGTGACAGTGGGGATTGATTTTACAGCTCGCGACTGGCAGGAAGAGTCTCGTAAGAATGGCCAGCCATGGGAGATTTGTAAGGGCTTCGACGGCTCCGCTGTGATAGGTCAGTGGGTTGAAAAGGAGAAATTCCGTGATGTTCAGGCCCTGCATTTTCATTTGGATATCAATGGTAATACGGTGCAGGAAGGCTGTTCAAGCGATATGCTCTATAAGGTGGACGAGTTGATTAGTTATATCTCAACCTATTTCACATTGAAGACGGGCGACCTCTTATATACAGGAACCCCTGTTGGTGTTGGTCCGGTAAAGATTAACGACCACTTGGAAGGTTGGCTGGAAGACCGTAAGGTGCTGGAATTTGATTGTAAGTAA